AACTGATATCCGAGGTAATAACAGAAAGTAAATGCACGGTGTTGAAATATGGAAAACTCTTTCGAGTTTACCACATTCCAACACCCCTACAATAACGGCAACAAAGGCAGTTGACACAGTTCATTTTACAGACCCCCAGGATATTTACTAATAAGTTACATTATATTCTTCATCTGTTACAGGCAGTAACCAATTCACCTGCACATCGTCTTTATAATTTGTTATAGCAATGTGCACCATTTTGCTATGAGCTGTTGCACCATGCCAATGCTCAATATTTTCAGGAATGTTAACAACGTCACCTCTTTTAATAGGTTGAGCAGACTTGCCTTTTTCCTGATACATACCTTCGCCTTCAATAACAATTGAAACTTGACCTTTGGGGTGGGTATGCCAATTCGTTCTTGCATTGGGTTCAAACGTTACAACACCAACTGAAAATTCGTTGTTTTTGTCTTTTGCA
Above is a window of Solitalea lacus DNA encoding:
- a CDS encoding cupin domain-containing protein, coding for MNTNEIFQKGEPLPKEWFVGNAFLTTLVAKDKNNEFSVGVVTFEPNARTNWHTHPKGQVSIVIEGEGMYQEKGKSAQPIKRGDVVNIPENIEHWHGATAHSKMVHIAITNYKDDVQVNWLLPVTDEEYNVTY